cagcatgttttttttttttcaatctgtCTTGAAGTGAGTAAAATGAGTGCATCAAATATTCCCATTGTTCTTAAGTTCAGTCAGAGAATTTTGCCTGGAGTGCAGTGCATCAGCTTGAAAGCTATATGTTTCTGTGACAAAGAACTTgtgatgagggagagaggagcagacTTAAAGACTGCATAATTCAATTTAGGGGCTTCTTCTAAAATCACAGTCATATTAAAATTTGTACATTATATAGTTTCCCCCTGACTTTTCCACAACCTTTTGTAATGGAGCAGGAgacttttccatttttccacttttttctgctctttctttcatgtttcctttttctttcatcagcATCTTATTCCTGTAATATAACTTCCATTTCTTCCTTATCTCTTACAGATATATCAAGGACCTTTTGAATGAGTAATCACAGTCAAGTGTTTTACAACCACTGGAGTTTTAAGCTAATGAATTTATATGGATaaactcacagaaacacatgtaCAATCCACTAGTCCTGTAATAAATAGGGCGTGTTTATGTCCATCCTCTGTGTGTGGGATGAGCAAACTACGGGAAATGTCTCACTCAAAGAATTGagagttgtttttctttcttgcatGGACACGCTACACGCTACATTAGAAAAAGTCTTTGGGCTCTTCCCTCAAATCACATCTCAGTTAATTaggaaacacaacagagatCAACTGTGCCCTCCCTTGTTCATGTATTTGGCTCAGAAATAATTCTCTGTTCTGGATGCACTCCCTGTGAACACAGTAGCCTATggaaacaccacaacacagTGGAAAGAGTGACACATAACCAGTGTGaccaaaactgaaactgacGCTCTGCTCATGAAACTAACCATTATTAAACCAAAAACCACAGAATCCATTTTCTTGGTTGAGGATGTGAGGGATTTTTCGATCATGATAAAAACCTTTCCCTTCTGCTCTCGCGCTCTGAACCAAAGCTGCTCTCTGTCACCAGGTACTCTTGCTCTCTGGAATGTTTTTCACCCCTTCAAGTGCTCTTTCATGAAGGCCAGAGAGGTATTGAGAGGGCTTCAGGATTGTGGCGGAGTAAAGATCGGTTAAATTAGTCCACCTCCCGCTCAGACACTTCTTTTATTCTTTGGGTCGGCACCTCCCTCCCTGTTTACCCACATAAATTGGTCTCTCTCTGCgttctgtctctgtcctttttCCTGCACAAGTGTCCATCTGGACtgtgagaaagaggaggggacAGGAATTTCATCAGGAATATCATTGGTTCCTAACATTGCTATTTTCCATTACCTCAAAGAAGTTTCTTCATGTGGGATTCACTGACACATGCAGACTAAAATGCAAGGGCTGTAGTTGGAGCCACAGTGTTTACTGTAGAACTATTTACAAAGCAATGGTGACATCTGCTGGCTAACTCTTCTCATGCAGAATCAGCTCTACCTGATggattttacacattttaaaatgtgtctttcaTCTTATAACAGCACTCTCATATCAGTGTCATTTTTGGTTATAACCTTATGATTTTAAGCCCATTAGTATGAAACAGGTTACATATTATATCTTTACAATGTTTAAGGGAGTTGAAATCAGACAAACATAATGACATAAGACAACTGCCGTCACCTGTAGTACTCCATTGATATTATTTGAGAATATGTATTTAAACTGATGggcatatatattttttgaattatttttcttAGAAAGTTTAATTACACAGAAATGTCACCATCTTTCTTTTCAAACAAGCTGTATTACATATGGAAACAcaatttcagtatttttgtattcttcataaattctgtgttttagtgtttgttttggtcaaCTAGTGCCATATCGCCTTGTCACTGGAAAAATAATatcaaaacagcagagagatatTTTTGCAGCAGAGATAATTATTTGCTAAAATAGGATACTATTTATTTCTATTCTGTTTGAtgacaactgacaaaaaaacatgttataatGTTCTTTATAAATTTTCCCATATAGATATTGAATTCATGACTTTGGTATGGGTTAAATTTAGTTAGGTAGCCTGGATATACCTTTCAAACAGCCAACAGTCAACATTCTTATAGTTTAATTCAAACTGTATTACAGAAAGACATGGCAGAGATATTCACAAGCTTCACATGACACTTCTACAATATTTACTTCCAAAGTCATGCTGTGGCTGATCCTGGATGCATTATATTTATAGGAGGGATAAGATGTTACAGCTGGGATGACAATGTTCCCCATGAAGTGATGTGGATGAAACATTAGTAAACCTCATGTGTCAGGTAAAAATTTCTGAACCTTGTGTCACAAACTATTTGTTATAAGATGCAGGTATGATTTTTCCCTCTAATAATACAACTTAAAGGAAGTTATAAGAAATACATTTCTGTAGTTATTATCCATAGAGCTATCACTGATATTGCAGAAACAACATAAGACCATACATTGATGATTAGATAGTATGCTAAGATATAAACGTTTTTTGTCATAGATATTGTGTCTCACTGCATGTAATATTAAGCCAGGTAAttgtatgtatgaaaaaaacaaacaaacaatgttttGTGGATTTAAACAGTCAACCCTTTCATGCACTTCTGCAACCATCTTCATGGGTTGCATGATTTTATAATGATTATTacttaaaaacatgaatatagTTATAATTAGgataaaatgtacaaataaataatggaaaGTGATTATGAATCTTGTTAAACAATAGAGATATTTAACAGAACAATTTGTTGTCATTTCTAACAGTGGATTATCAACACATGGTTCACAGAACACAAATTTCAGTATTTAGTATTTAGAGTGAAACTGACGCGTATGCAATATGGAATGGCTTTTGTACACAAATTGATAAGAAGTGATTAAAAAGCTGCTGCACTTTGTTATCAGTAAAATCTGAATTCATCCATCACCACTATTAGATTGGCATAACAGTTTTAACAGTATCTTAAATCAtgtgaaagaaacagacaaaaaataacgATTTACATCATTTTAAATTCTGACCTGCGTCTGACCATCTATTATACACCTTGTCATGCACTCAAGTAAATGAGTCAAATAAACTTGTCATCTGCAAATATGAATTGGCATTTCTACACGACATGAttgtgcaagaaaaaaaaaagaacacaattACTGCATTTGAAATCAAGTCTTAATAACTGGCCTAACTGTGGTTTTGAAGCCAAAGCTGAAATAGTATTTGAAGACGTGTCTGAAGGTGTTATCTCTGAGGCCATATATGAGCGGGCTCAAACACTTGGGGAAAATGATGACACCTAAAAAGAGGGCATACTGAATATGAAGGGCCATGTCAGGATTTATGTTCCACAGGCTACTGGAGTTCATCATATTAAACAGAGTGGAGGTGAGGCAAAGACACAGTTGAAACAGGTGCAACAGCACTGTCCTGTGGGCCTTAGTGGCACTGCGGATATTAGACGAGGCTGACTTCACAGTAATCATGATAGCAATGTATGTATAAATGATAATCAGGCTCACCGATACAAAATACAATATGGTAAAGGCTTTGTTTAAAGTGGAATAAATCtgcagcctgaagacactgTTCTTGTTGCAGAACCTTGGAACAGTGAAGCTTGTGTTCTCAAGACTGACAAACAGGAGAAGCTGGGTGAATGAGTCTACAGAGGCCATTGTCCACATAACAGCAATGGCCACTCTTGTTGTCCTGCTGGTGGCAATGTCAGCGTacctcagaggaaaacaaatggCAACATACCTCTCTAGGGACATGGCAGCGAGGTTGAGGGGTGACATTTTAACGACAATGGTTGCAAACAGTGTGACGATAATGCAAATGTAACTGATCATTTGGACCATGGTCACAGCAAAGATGTACAGCAACATGCTGACTAGAAGCTGCAGAGAGTCAGTGAAGAGCAAATGGCCAAACAGGATATAGCGAGAGGACTCCAGCAAGACAGGCTTTTTCAACAAGGCAAACAGCATGACTCCATTTATGTACAGGAAGAGAAGACATGgcagcacagacagcagagTTTTGACAGGTGTCTGATTCAGCATCAGATGGGTTACTTGTTTTGTGTTATTCATGGCCACAGCTTAATGCAGTATCTGTAAAGGCATGgcgtacacaaacacatcagactGACCCTTAATCAACATTATGAATCAAACATGTTAAATAAGGAAGATGGACTGAGATAAAGTCACAATTTTCATGAGTTAAATACTAAAAAAAGTAACAATTATAGTAttacaacagataaaaaaataCTTCATACCTAACCTAGTTAAAGGaatgataaataaattcattatATGTCTGATACATGTTACTTACATGCCACCGGTTTGGTCTGACTTCATCTGGTTATGAAGTTTCGGTGGACAAATCTGAGAGGTGAATCAGGCTCCAGCTGATCACCTCCTTTTTTATAAGTAATTTGTGTCTTGACATCATCATCTGTGTCAGTTTAACAGCCAGTCAAAGCTCTGCATCGGTCATGGTCTCTTTGAAGGAGTAAGAGTTTGAGAAATTCTGTGttaaagcagaaaatgtttttattttgaccatATTTAGCATAAAATCAGATCATAGCTGCTTTATTACTGTTTCACATTGTTGAACTTCAGTGTACAGTTTACCAGAATATGTAAATTCAGTGGGGGGGATTTCTAAATGACCTTTGACAAATTATATTTGTGAAAAGTGATCATGTCAGGAACCacaaatattttcatcacaaatcaattttagaaatttttaaaaataatttctatttaatggaaatgtcaatgaaaaacaacaactgtacAATAACCGTGATGAAATGAAGGCATGAGTTCTTTATCCTActtaaaatacaaacaggatTTTACACAAAAACTAACTAAATATATACAGTGGTGGGAAAGTCTTtggacaccccatgcatttgttaaatattgcattaagaatcactcttaggtcttcaagtgcaatttcttttagtacagttacagccaaaatactaaacaaatcctaaagccattaaaaacttaaaattgattggttccataaaaatacacaagaaattttgagtattgggtcgttttggtaccagtgatccagtAATGAAGGTCGTGCTatcgtgtctatataaagccagcacatttgaaagttcttcagagacaaaaatggctaaaacaaggaacctaacacaggaaacatgcctgaagatacagattctcagccaggaagtgcagatgcagtccttcagcagttggatacactctgcagaaatacaaacgaaccaacagcttggaagacaaaccaagatctggcCGTTCaaagggtttcttcagcaagaaatgaccacatcctgatccacatgtgcagggaaaaccgcagaatgacatcacaggagcttcagcagcagtggtcaaaccaaactggtgtccagtgttaCACCCACACTGTATGTGGCCCACTTTTGGATCATGGCTTTAGGTCCTTTTAGTCAGGAACTGGAAGAcgattctgtggtcagatgagtccagtttccagctttattctcctcctgataatgtgagggtacacaGAAGGCCAGGCcaagcattatctccagcatgtacagtacctactgttaagcatggtggaggcagtatcatggtttgggaATACATAattgctgctggtgttggtcatctcactgtctgtgatggcacattgaactctgccaagcATTGTGCCATTCtcaaaacccacatgctcccttctgcacgtgTACTGTTCCgtcgaggtcaaaactggatgtttcaacagGATACtgccccttgccacacatccagggtcagtagaacttggctgcaggagcgCTGTATCCAGTGGCCAGTTCAAtcatgagccccattgaaaatctgtggtggattgtcaaaaggtctgtttcaaagcgtaaaccaaagaatagaagaattaaaagcagtaattcaagaagaatgggagaagattacccctcaacagtgtgaaagactcatggggaacatgccagccaggattagagttctactgtgtgctaatggcaggactactaaatattaattggatgatgtgatggtttatttattttttgttcagttttgtacacattctctgttatttgttgactttgatacacaatacacaacaatgttgagaactgacatattgaaactctcaagaatttagttttgttagtttttcttgtaaacaataacaaaaaaatatcatttgtatttgtttgtgtctgtctaatgcagccacaccttttgaaacacaaaaaagattttcccccaaatatttcatgataatatttgagattctGTAGGGTGTCTggaaacttttttccaccactgtacaACTAATTACTTTAGtgaataaacatttaaacatttaaaattaaatttaatgtcACTCTTACATATTAAGGGGATCATTTggttttttaatgttctttgtAAATAGTTTAATGTTGATACAAAGAGGACaatcaaacatcagaaataCACTTCATTTGTTGCATTCAGTAGCAGAAATAAACTGCTTTATTGCGTCTTTAGGATCTGTAGATTGAGCTAACATGCATTGACAGTACATCAGTACCAACGATTTATTCATATCACTTTTACACAATTTAAACTGCCCTTTTAATCCTGGTGAGAGGTCCTCCTGTACCAAACCCAGCTGgatctttttctttcctttcttgaTGAGTGAGATTATTGGGGCAATGTGACATAAAAGACAACAGGCTAAGATACTTATTGTTTTAGGCAACTGAGCTACCAGAGAAACTTAGAGGCTGTCCTTATAGTAAACAGTGAAACTCAgtggaacaaacaaaaaaaagtcctgAGCCCCATATATTTAATGGAGTCGTAAGCTAAGTTGTGTGACCTGCTGATACCTATAGGTTATGACAAATGGTTCAAATGTTAGGCCTATTTTTTAGCAAATGCTGTCACCTTGTCAGGCTCAGCCCTACACTCTCAGTGTTGGAGTAACACTCATCAGCCTAAGCTGTATACTTTGTCAACCTCAGCATGTGCTTTAAGTGGTCGTGTGTGCCATGTTCACAAGACGAGTCCACTTAAACAAAGCTCTAGTTTTGTGCATGAATAAGGAACGACTCAGGGATAACAATGTAAAAAGGTGACAGGGGTTCAACTTTACAACAGGGTTGTGTTCTTGGAGACAGAATTCACCCCACCCTATGTGTCAGATCGCAAGTTTTGGAACCCAACCCCTCCACGCCCCAGCACCAACCCAGCCCTTCCCATTAGCACCACCTCACCCCTGGCTTAGTGATGCCAGCTCCACCAACCAATCAGCTCCAAAGGACATTTAGTCATACCTAAAAGCTGGTCCAGGAAAACTAGcccaccaaaacaaaacaaaacaaaacaaactgctaCTCTCACTGACACACCTGTGAGGGAGGCACTTGTGGTGAAAGG
The DNA window shown above is from Lates calcarifer isolate ASB-BC8 linkage group LG20, TLL_Latcal_v3, whole genome shotgun sequence and carries:
- the LOC108893171 gene encoding odorant receptor 131-2-like, which encodes MNNTKQVTHLMLNQTPVKTLLSVLPCLLFLYINGVMLFALLKKPVLLESSRYILFGHLLFTDSLQLLVSMLLYIFAVTMVQMISYICIIVTLFATIVVKMSPLNLAAMSLERYVAICFPLRYADIATSRTTRVAIAVMWTMASVDSFTQLLLFVSLENTSFTVPRFCNKNSVFRLQIYSTLNKAFTILYFVSVSLIIIYTYIAIMITVKSASSNIRSATKAHRTVLLHLFQLCLCLTSTLFNMMNSSSLWNINPDMALHIQYALFLGVIIFPKCLSPLIYGLRDNTFRHVFKYYFSFGFKTTVRPVIKT